Proteins from one Argonema galeatum A003/A1 genomic window:
- a CDS encoding circadian clock protein KaiA, whose amino-acid sequence MRSQLFICTFLPSSLPAGLLQQFLSGERYMLTQFQSKEAFLNFVQQEQQQLDCLVLHDVPELLALLKQLHQQGTLLPSVIFSLETEVSSRQTAGKEIHESTPAETPRDTSADSTPKCSIDFYEASALRVSISELEKIPDLIDRAIAKFLELSSETILYDKSSIADSRGKPNLLLQQQQRLAEKLRERLGYLGVYYKRNPKHFFRNIPAAKKHEFLEQLKLDYREIVLNYFNQDSNLNQKIDEFVNTTFFSDIPVTHIVEIHMELMDELSKQLKLEGRSDEVLLDYRLTLIDAIAHLCEMYRRSLPKES is encoded by the coding sequence GTGCGATCGCAACTTTTTATCTGTACCTTTTTGCCTTCTTCCCTACCGGCTGGGCTGCTACAGCAGTTTTTGAGTGGCGAACGCTATATGCTGACTCAATTCCAGTCAAAAGAGGCGTTTTTAAATTTTGTCCAGCAGGAACAGCAACAACTAGATTGCCTAGTTTTACATGATGTCCCAGAGTTGTTGGCCCTTCTCAAGCAGCTGCACCAGCAAGGCACGCTCTTACCAAGCGTGATTTTCTCATTGGAGACAGAAGTAAGCTCTCGCCAAACCGCTGGAAAGGAGATTCATGAGTCTACACCCGCAGAAACGCCAAGGGACACCTCAGCAGACTCCACCCCAAAGTGTTCGATCGATTTCTACGAGGCTTCGGCTTTGAGAGTCTCTATTAGCGAACTGGAGAAAATTCCCGATCTGATCGATCGCGCGATCGCTAAATTTCTGGAGCTTTCTTCCGAGACGATCCTCTATGATAAATCTTCCATCGCGGACTCTAGAGGCAAACCAAATCTCCTCCTGCAACAGCAGCAGCGGCTGGCTGAGAAACTAAGGGAACGATTAGGGTATCTGGGTGTGTATTACAAGCGAAATCCCAAACATTTTTTCCGCAATATTCCAGCTGCGAAAAAGCACGAGTTCCTGGAGCAACTCAAATTAGATTATCGCGAGATAGTTCTGAATTACTTCAATCAAGATAGCAACCTAAATCAAAAAATTGATGAATTTGTCAATACAACTTTTTTCTCAGACATTCCAGTTACTCATATCGTGGAAATTCACATGGAATTAATGGACGAGCTTTCTAAACAGCTTAAATTAGAAGGGCGGAGCGACGAAGTGTTATTAGATTATCGTCTGACCCTAATCGATGCGATCGCTCACCTATGCGAAATGTACCGCCGTTCGCTTCCCAAAGAATCTTGA
- the kaiB gene encoding circadian clock protein KaiB gives MTPLKKTYVLKLYVAGNTPNSVRALKMLKNILEQEFQGVYALKVIDVLKNPQLAEEDKILATPTLAKILPPPVRKIIGDLSDREKVLIGLDLLYEELREEEEYGL, from the coding sequence ATGACTCCTCTAAAGAAAACTTATGTTCTCAAGCTTTACGTCGCTGGGAACACACCTAACTCTGTACGAGCCTTAAAAATGCTAAAGAATATTCTTGAACAAGAGTTTCAAGGCGTTTACGCCCTGAAAGTTATTGATGTGCTAAAAAACCCACAACTGGCAGAGGAAGATAAAATCCTGGCAACTCCTACCCTGGCAAAAATATTGCCTCCTCCCGTTCGCAAAATTATTGGCGATCTTTCCGATCGAGAAAAAGTATTAATTGGTTTAGATCTCCTGTACGAAGAACTGCGTGAAGAAGAAGAATACGGTCTTTAA